The window CAATTAATTCCTTAAGACTTCCATCCATTGATAAAGTCAAAACCATTTGTAAAACATAAAGAAGTTCCTTATCCCTTTTCGGGGATAAAAAACTATTTCCTAATTCGATTCTGTTTATGAGTTCGTTTAGTCGAGTCTCATTTTTGCTTTGATAAACATTCATTTTCCTTAATAATTAAGTTGGTTTCAAAATATTTGATTTTTACATAAATACACCTGCATTCCCTTACCTTCTCTATTCATGTGAATTTTTAGGGCCTTGAGTCGTTTGCTAAAACTTATATTTGCTAAAACTTTATGTCCCTCATCAAGTGCGAAGGATTTATATTCTAGGAAAAGATCCTTTAATGGGATTTTCTTTTCGGGGTCTGGCTTATATCCTTCCTCATCTAAAAAACGCTTAACCGTGTCGGATTCGGTCCTAAACTCTTCCAGTGCCCTATCAATGGATGGACTTTTAGAAAATCCTTTTTGGCTCAATAATCTTTGGAGGCCATCCAGTACCCAATTAAATACGCCTGGTAACTCATCATTGATAATTTCATTATGTAGCGATTTATTTTGCTCATTTTTCGGGATCGTAACCTCAAAAGGGATAATAATAAACCGCCTGAAAAAAGCATTATTGAATTCAACATCTTTTGGTAATTCGTTTGTGTTGAAAATCAATTTAGCGTAATCCTCAATTATCATTGGTTGACCATAAGGAAGCCGGGCCTCCATGGGCTCCCCTGAAGCTAAGGACTTAAATTTGGTACCTTCCAATTTTCCGCTTATCTCGCTAGCATAATTTACCAACTTATCCGCAATCAATGCCCTGTAATAACCTGTCGTGTCTGTGAGGCTTTGCAAAGTAAACTCGCTGGTATTGTGGGGTCCAAGTAAAGCCTTCATAATCTCATAAAATACGGATTTGCCATTTGCACCGCCTCCATAAAGAAAAAGGGCTTTTTCCAGTTTCAAATAGCTTTGGGGCACAAATACATATCCCAGAAATTCGGCTAACACTTTTTGCTTGTCGGTTTCTGGTAAAACCTTATCCAAATAAGCCATAAACTTTGGGGCAGTGGCACTCCGATCGTATTCAAATGGTAATTGGTAGCGTATAAAGTCTAAGGCATCAAAGGCCCTTAAAATCGGCTTATCTGTTATTTCAAACGTTCCATTCAATAGGTTAATAAAAACCCTGTCTTTGGTCCGT of the Cyclobacterium marinum DSM 745 genome contains:
- a CDS encoding DNA primase family protein, whose amino-acid sequence is MKEINKKGFDNHLKEIKQGDKLKPHNEILSQLLNDVNPVDYEAKGKESMENKLKIPGLTSEEKEAIQEAMENFKLNEKHFLIISIDEIINLTKSKKWGICKNQDFIYLYNGAFWKSIDKEEFQMFLGEASEKMGVGRFTAKYYQFREKLFKQFIASEYFPTPPRTKDRVFINLLNGTFEITDKPILRAFDALDFIRYQLPFEYDRSATAPKFMAYLDKVLPETDKQKVLAEFLGYVFVPQSYLKLEKALFLYGGGANGKSVFYEIMKALLGPHNTSEFTLQSLTDTTGYYRALIADKLVNYASEISGKLEGTKFKSLASGEPMEARLPYGQPMIIEDYAKLIFNTNELPKDVEFNNAFFRRFIIIPFEVTIPKNEQNKSLHNEIINDELPGVFNWVLDGLQRLLSQKGFSKSPSIDRALEEFRTESDTVKRFLDEEGYKPDPEKKIPLKDLFLEYKSFALDEGHKVLANISFSKRLKALKIHMNREGKGMQVYLCKNQIF